Sequence from the Sphingomonas koreensis genome:
GCCTCCATCCGGGCGATCTGCTCGGGGGTCGCATCCTTCTGATGCAGCGCCTTCCACTCGGCATAGGGCATGCCGTAGATCGCCTGGCGGGCGCTGTCCTTGTTGAGCTGGCCGCGGCTTTCCTCTTCCAGCCAATCGGCAAGGCAGTTGCGGCAAAAGCCGGCAAGGCCCATCAGTTCGATATTCTCGGCGTCGGTGCGGTGACGGAGGTGGCGGACGAGGCGGCGAAAGGCTTCGGCGGCGATTCGATCGTCGATTCGGTCCAACGTTGTCATTGTTTCGCCTCCACGGTTGTATCGTCCGCATTTGCCGTTAGGGAACGGCCCGCACAAGCCCGTGTTGCGACGATCCGGTCAACAGGATCGCGAGCCCGGGACGGCGAACGATTT
This genomic interval carries:
- a CDS encoding DUF1244 domain-containing protein; the encoded protein is MTTLDRIDDRIAAEAFRRLVRHLRHRTDAENIELMGLAGFCRNCLADWLEEESRGQLNKDSARQAIYGMPYAEWKALHQKDATPEQIARMEASIARNRREAELDEALDDSFPASDPPSMTDPGR